A DNA window from Chryseobacterium sp. MEBOG06 contains the following coding sequences:
- a CDS encoding ABC-F family ATP-binding cassette domain-containing protein, whose amino-acid sequence MILLQNMSFGFPGGNLLFNHINLTIQSHTKSALVGSNGMGKSTLLKIIAGEIQPLSGTANVQGDIFYVPQMFGNFNVLTIAQCLKIDQKLNALQKITSGHADEIYFEILNDHWDIEERCQNALEHWGLENFQLNQTLEGLSGGQKTKVFLAGIQINRPDIVILDEPTNHLDLEGRKLLYDLIDKTDATVVIVSHDRTLLNLVDSLFELSNQGIAAYGGNYDFYAQQKEVEMEALHSNIHAKERALKKAKEKERETLERKQKLDVKGKQKQEKSGVARIMMNTLRNNAEKNTSKLKSVHADKISGISGDLRELRSSLKNADQMKVNFSDSGLHSGKILIAAENINFSYGRGKLWQNNLSLEILSGDRIWIKGANGSGKTTLIQLLLGSINPSEGNLTKAEFSSIYIDQEYSLIDNDSTLYDFVQTFNDSAMQESDVKTLLSRFLFGKDTWDKKCGVLSGGERLRLLLCGLSISNKAPDMMVLDEPTNNLDLQNVEILTNSVKDYHGTLLVISHDEKFMEEIGIDREVMLV is encoded by the coding sequence ATGATTTTACTACAAAATATGTCCTTTGGGTTTCCGGGAGGAAACCTGCTATTCAATCATATCAATTTAACAATACAATCTCATACCAAATCCGCTTTGGTAGGAAGTAACGGCATGGGAAAATCTACCCTGTTGAAAATTATTGCCGGTGAAATACAGCCATTAAGCGGAACCGCTAATGTTCAGGGGGATATCTTCTATGTACCTCAGATGTTTGGAAATTTTAATGTCCTCACCATAGCTCAATGTTTAAAAATAGATCAAAAACTAAACGCACTCCAAAAAATTACAAGTGGACATGCAGATGAAATTTATTTTGAAATATTAAATGATCACTGGGATATCGAAGAACGCTGTCAGAATGCTCTGGAACATTGGGGACTTGAAAATTTTCAGTTGAACCAAACCCTTGAAGGTTTAAGTGGCGGACAAAAGACCAAGGTTTTTCTTGCGGGAATTCAGATCAATCGGCCTGATATCGTCATTTTAGATGAGCCAACCAATCATCTTGATCTTGAAGGAAGAAAGTTATTATACGATCTTATTGATAAAACAGATGCCACCGTTGTTATCGTAAGCCATGACAGAACTTTGCTCAATCTTGTTGATAGCCTGTTTGAATTAAGCAATCAGGGAATTGCAGCCTATGGTGGAAATTATGATTTCTATGCGCAACAAAAAGAAGTGGAGATGGAAGCCTTACATAGTAATATCCACGCAAAAGAACGGGCACTGAAAAAAGCAAAAGAGAAAGAACGAGAAACTCTGGAACGCAAGCAGAAGCTGGATGTAAAAGGAAAGCAAAAGCAGGAGAAATCCGGAGTAGCGAGAATTATGATGAATACTCTGCGGAACAATGCTGAAAAAAATACATCAAAACTGAAAAGCGTTCATGCTGATAAAATAAGTGGTATTTCGGGTGATCTCAGGGAACTGCGTTCTTCTTTAAAGAATGCTGATCAGATGAAAGTGAATTTTAGCGATTCGGGTTTACATTCCGGTAAAATTTTAATTGCAGCTGAAAATATTAATTTCAGTTATGGAAGAGGAAAGCTTTGGCAGAATAATCTTAGTCTTGAGATTTTGAGCGGTGACAGAATTTGGATTAAAGGGGCCAACGGATCCGGGAAGACTACCTTGATACAACTCTTGCTGGGAAGTATTAATCCTTCTGAAGGCAATCTGACTAAAGCAGAATTCAGCAGTATTTATATTGATCAGGAATATTCCCTCATAGATAATGATTCAACTCTTTACGATTTTGTACAGACTTTTAATGATAGTGCAATGCAGGAATCCGATGTGAAAACTTTATTATCAAGATTTCTTTTTGGAAAAGATACCTGGGATAAAAAATGCGGAGTACTGAGTGGAGGGGAAAGATTGAGATTATTGCTGTGCGGACTTTCCATCAGTAATAAAGCACCGGATATGATGGTTCTTGATGAGCCTACGAATAACCTTGACCTGCAAAATGTGGAAATTCTAACAAATTCTGTTAAAGATTATCATGGGACACTGCTGGTGATTTCGCATGATGAGAAGTTTATGGAGGAAATTGGAATAGATAGGGAAGTGATGTTGGTCTAA
- a CDS encoding DUF4269 domain-containing protein, with protein MIDFTSIGYLKNGNERQKRAYEVLTQYKVLEKLGNYSPVLAGTIPIEIDIETSDLDIICEIDLRFEDEFLNEVTLSGLIPANADLKIKKSRIKGEKSIVLNFMLEEFPIEIFGQNKPVTEQNAYRHMIAEYNILQQKGEEFKLKIIELKKQGIKTEPAFGMLMNLEDPYEDLLKQ; from the coding sequence ATGATTGACTTTACCAGCATTGGCTATTTGAAAAACGGTAATGAAAGACAGAAAAGAGCTTACGAAGTTCTTACCCAATATAAAGTTCTTGAAAAGTTAGGGAATTATTCTCCGGTATTGGCAGGAACTATTCCCATAGAAATTGATATTGAGACCAGCGATCTGGATATTATTTGTGAAATTGACCTCAGGTTTGAAGATGAATTTTTGAATGAGGTAACATTAAGCGGGCTAATACCGGCAAATGCTGATTTGAAAATTAAAAAGAGTAGGATTAAAGGAGAGAAAAGTATCGTTCTGAACTTCATGCTGGAAGAGTTTCCTATTGAGATTTTTGGTCAGAATAAACCTGTTACAGAACAGAACGCTTACAGACATATGATCGCAGAATACAATATTTTGCAGCAAAAAGGAGAAGAATTTAAACTAAAAATAATAGAACTTAAAAAACAGGGAATCAAAACAGAACCCGCATTTGGAATGCTGATGAATCTTGAAGATCCCTATGAAGATCTGTTAAAACAATAA
- a CDS encoding adenylate kinase, with product MINIVLFGPPGSGKGTQAQNLIEKFNLKQVSTGDLFRYNMKNDTELGKLAKSYIDKGELVPDQVTTDMLIDEIKKPTDTNGFIFDGYPRTTAQTEALETIVKEELNDKIDICLALVVDDKILVERLLNRGKTSGRSDDSNVEIIENRIKEYYTKTAEVAELYKQQGKYVEVNGVGEIDEISQKLFAEVQKIK from the coding sequence ATGATAAACATTGTTCTGTTCGGCCCTCCAGGAAGTGGAAAAGGAACACAAGCTCAGAATCTAATCGAAAAATTCAATTTAAAACAGGTTTCAACAGGTGATCTTTTCAGATATAACATGAAAAATGACACGGAACTTGGAAAATTGGCTAAGTCTTATATCGATAAGGGAGAATTGGTTCCGGATCAGGTAACAACAGATATGCTGATTGATGAGATCAAAAAGCCTACTGATACCAACGGTTTTATCTTTGATGGATATCCAAGAACGACTGCTCAGACAGAAGCTTTGGAAACTATCGTTAAAGAGGAATTGAATGACAAGATTGATATCTGTCTTGCTTTGGTGGTAGATGATAAAATTTTGGTGGAAAGACTTCTGAACAGAGGTAAAACCAGCGGAAGATCTGACGACAGCAATGTAGAGATCATCGAAAACAGAATTAAAGAATATTATACTAAAACAGCAGAAGTAGCCGAGCTTTATAAGCAGCAGGGGAAATATGTAGAGGTAAACGGTGTAGGGGAAATTGATGAAATTTCCCAGAAACTTTTCGCTGAGGTACAGAAAATTAAATAA
- a CDS encoding inorganic phosphate transporter — protein MEFPILLVVIIALALIFDYINGFHDAANSIATIVSTKVLTPFQAVLWAALWNFAAFFIAAYIIGEFKIGNTIAKTVNENFITLEVIFSGLMAAIAWNLLTWWFGIPSSSSHTLIGGFLGAALMHAFMSDYHAVTLAQPNLGWWETVKEAANQVTHQSVVKFDKVIPIFLFIFMAPIIGMIISIIITLIIVHLYKRSNPYKADKSFKRLQLASSALFSLGHGLNDAQKVMGIIGAAVIYYHVNMLQDAQYLDIPSAERFNYFAQHYIWVPLVSFIAIALGTMSGGWKIIKTMGTKITKVTSLEGVSAETAGAITLFITDHFGIPVSTTHTITGSIIGVGLTKRISAVRWGITVSLLWAWVLTIPISAIVAAFTYLVVTFLF, from the coding sequence ATGGAATTTCCTATTTTACTTGTAGTTATTATTGCGTTGGCCCTGATTTTCGATTATATCAATGGTTTTCATGATGCTGCCAATTCAATTGCAACTATAGTTTCTACAAAAGTTTTAACTCCATTCCAGGCTGTACTTTGGGCGGCGCTCTGGAACTTTGCAGCTTTCTTTATTGCTGCTTATATTATTGGAGAATTCAAAATTGGTAACACAATTGCCAAAACAGTTAACGAGAATTTTATCACCCTTGAAGTTATATTTTCCGGCCTTATGGCAGCTATTGCATGGAATCTTCTGACATGGTGGTTTGGAATTCCTTCATCATCGTCTCATACGCTGATCGGAGGATTCTTAGGGGCTGCTCTTATGCATGCTTTTATGTCTGATTATCACGCTGTTACTCTTGCTCAGCCTAACTTAGGATGGTGGGAAACTGTAAAAGAAGCTGCCAATCAGGTAACCCATCAGAGTGTTGTGAAGTTTGATAAGGTGATTCCGATCTTCTTATTTATTTTCATGGCTCCGATCATAGGGATGATTATTTCGATTATTATTACTTTAATTATTGTTCACCTTTATAAAAGATCAAATCCTTATAAAGCAGATAAATCTTTCAAAAGACTGCAGTTGGCTTCATCAGCACTGTTTAGCTTAGGACACGGTTTGAATGATGCTCAGAAAGTAATGGGAATCATTGGAGCAGCGGTAATTTATTATCACGTTAATATGCTTCAGGATGCGCAGTATCTGGATATCCCTTCGGCAGAGCGTTTCAACTATTTTGCACAGCATTATATCTGGGTTCCTTTGGTTTCATTTATTGCAATTGCTTTAGGAACAATGAGTGGTGGTTGGAAGATCATCAAGACAATGGGTACTAAAATTACAAAGGTAACTTCACTGGAAGGAGTGAGTGCTGAAACGGCAGGAGCAATTACTTTGTTTATCACAGACCACTTCGGTATTCCTGTATCTACCACACATACGATCACAGGTTCTATTATTGGGGTAGGATTAACCAAAAGAATTTCAGCAGTAAGATGGGGGATTACCGTAAGTCTTCTTTGGGCTTGGGTCTTAACAATTCCAATCTCTGCAATAGTGGCTGCATTTACCTATCTTGTAGTAACTTTCCTTTTTTAA
- a CDS encoding phosphoribosyltransferase — translation MESIKVHDKTFVPYLEDAEIQEIVKKTALRIYEDYKDEVPVFIGVLNGVIMFFSDLLKYYPGECEIAFIQMSSYVGTESTGIVYQKMELTKDVRDRHIILVEDIVDTGNTVESLFKYFKETQRPKSVKLASFLLKPEIYKKDFKLDYIGMEIPNKFVLGYGLDYDELGRNLRNLYQLEDGQINH, via the coding sequence ATGGAAAGCATTAAAGTTCACGACAAAACTTTCGTTCCTTATTTAGAGGATGCCGAAATTCAGGAAATTGTAAAAAAGACAGCGTTAAGAATTTATGAAGATTACAAGGATGAAGTTCCTGTTTTCATTGGCGTTTTGAACGGAGTAATCATGTTCTTCTCAGATCTTTTGAAGTACTACCCGGGTGAATGCGAGATTGCTTTCATTCAAATGAGTTCTTATGTGGGAACTGAATCCACGGGAATTGTTTACCAGAAAATGGAACTGACAAAGGATGTAAGAGACCGTCACATTATTCTTGTAGAAGATATCGTTGACACAGGAAACACTGTAGAGAGTCTTTTTAAGTATTTCAAGGAAACACAACGTCCTAAATCTGTAAAACTCGCAAGTTTCTTATTGAAACCTGAGATTTACAAGAAGGATTTCAAACTGGATTATATTGGGATGGAAATTCCAAACAAATTCGTACTTGGATATGGATTGGATTATGATGAATTAGGAAGAAACCTCCGAAATTTGTATCAGTTGGAAGACGGACAAATCAATCATTAA
- the obgE gene encoding GTPase ObgE, protein MSNFVDYVKIHCKSGHGGAGSAHLRREKYIPKGGPDGGDGGRGGHVIMRGNAQEWTLLPLRYTRHIKAERGENGAKNQLTGADGSDIYIDVPIGTIAKNEEGEIIGEILEDKQEIILMQGGKGGKGNEHFKSSTNQTPRYAQPGMDGEEGYIVFELKILADVGLVGFPNAGKSTLLASVSAAKPKIANYAFTTLTPNLGIVDYRNYKSFVMADIPGIIEGAAEGKGLGHRFLRHIERNSILLFLIPSDSENHFQEFKILENELKEYNPELLDKDFIVSISKSDLLDDELKKEISAEFPENKQPLFFSGVTGEGLMELKDAIWKQLHG, encoded by the coding sequence ATGTCTAACTTTGTAGATTACGTAAAAATCCATTGTAAAAGCGGACACGGAGGTGCTGGTTCTGCCCACCTTCGCCGTGAAAAGTATATTCCTAAAGGAGGTCCTGACGGAGGTGACGGAGGTCGTGGCGGCCATGTCATCATGAGAGGAAATGCTCAGGAATGGACTTTACTTCCACTTCGATACACCCGTCACATAAAAGCAGAACGTGGTGAAAACGGAGCGAAAAACCAGCTGACCGGAGCTGACGGTTCTGATATTTACATCGATGTTCCCATTGGGACTATCGCTAAAAATGAAGAAGGTGAAATTATCGGAGAAATCCTTGAGGACAAGCAGGAAATCATTTTGATGCAAGGTGGAAAAGGTGGAAAAGGAAATGAACATTTCAAATCCTCAACCAATCAGACTCCAAGATATGCTCAACCCGGAATGGATGGTGAAGAAGGCTATATTGTTTTCGAACTTAAAATTTTGGCTGATGTAGGACTTGTTGGCTTTCCCAATGCTGGAAAATCTACACTTTTAGCATCTGTTTCTGCAGCAAAACCAAAAATTGCCAATTACGCCTTTACAACACTGACTCCTAACCTTGGAATCGTGGATTACAGAAATTACAAATCTTTTGTAATGGCTGATATTCCCGGGATTATTGAAGGGGCAGCAGAAGGAAAAGGTTTAGGACACAGATTCCTGAGACATATTGAAAGAAACTCTATTCTTTTATTTCTGATTCCTTCCGATTCTGAAAATCACTTCCAGGAATTTAAAATTCTTGAAAATGAGCTAAAGGAGTATAACCCTGAACTCCTTGATAAGGATTTCATTGTTTCTATTTCAAAATCAGATCTTTTGGATGATGAACTGAAAAAGGAAATTTCAGCTGAGTTCCCGGAAAACAAACAGCCTCTGTTCTTCTCAGGAGTTACAGGAGAAGGGCTTATGGAGCTTAAAGATGCAATCTGGAAGCAGCTACACGGATAG
- a CDS encoding TatD family hydrolase, with amino-acid sequence MIDTHTHLYAEEFDEDRKETIQRALDKGITEFYLPAIDSESHEKMLQLETEYPGQVYSMMGLHPCYVKPDSWEKELDIVKKYLDQKHFPAVGEIGIDLYWDKTTLDIQVKAFEQQIDWAIEKDLPIVIHTRDSFDETFEVLERKKHPKLRGIFHCFSGNLEQAKHAIDLNFILGIGGVVTFKNGKIDQFLHEIPLDKIVLETDSPYLAPVPYRGKRNESSYLDLVAGKLVNIYGKDFTEIDRITTENAKNLFR; translated from the coding sequence ATGATTGATACACATACGCATTTATATGCAGAAGAATTTGATGAAGATAGAAAAGAAACTATTCAAAGAGCTTTAGATAAAGGAATTACCGAATTTTACCTTCCGGCAATTGATTCTGAATCACATGAGAAAATGCTGCAGCTGGAAACAGAATACCCTGGTCAGGTTTATTCAATGATGGGATTACACCCTTGTTACGTAAAGCCGGACTCATGGGAAAAAGAACTGGACATTGTAAAAAAATATCTTGATCAGAAACATTTTCCGGCAGTAGGGGAAATTGGTATAGATCTGTATTGGGATAAAACAACATTAGATATTCAGGTAAAGGCTTTTGAACAGCAAATTGACTGGGCGATAGAAAAAGATCTTCCGATTGTGATCCATACAAGAGACAGTTTTGATGAAACCTTTGAGGTACTGGAAAGAAAGAAACATCCAAAATTGAGAGGGATTTTCCATTGTTTTTCGGGAAACCTGGAGCAGGCAAAACACGCCATTGATCTGAATTTTATCTTAGGAATCGGTGGAGTAGTGACCTTCAAAAATGGGAAAATAGATCAGTTTTTACATGAAATTCCTTTAGATAAAATCGTTTTAGAAACAGATTCTCCATATCTGGCCCCCGTTCCGTACAGAGGTAAAAGAAACGAAAGTTCATATCTGGATTTGGTAGCCGGGAAACTGGTGAATATTTATGGAAAAGATTTTACTGAGATAGACAGGATTACAACAGAGAATGCGAAGAATCTTTTCAGATAA
- a CDS encoding DUF6438 domain-containing protein, translating into MKYLLALFAFVFLLSCTTSKKVNSKYTKIEYQAGPCFGFCPVFKITINPDRTAVFEAEHFNFGNKTSKDEFSKPREGTFTGTIKEKDYNKLISLLDGLNVKSLDDKYGKRNITDLSTSYLRISFADGTQKNIEDYGKRGSEKLSEVYHFFEDLRKNQEWTKVQ; encoded by the coding sequence ATGAAATATCTGCTAGCCCTTTTTGCTTTTGTATTTTTACTTTCTTGTACAACGTCTAAGAAAGTAAATTCAAAATATACTAAAATAGAATATCAGGCAGGTCCCTGTTTTGGATTCTGCCCTGTTTTTAAAATAACCATCAACCCAGACCGGACTGCTGTTTTTGAAGCAGAACATTTTAATTTTGGTAATAAAACTTCAAAAGATGAGTTTTCAAAACCCCGTGAAGGAACTTTTACTGGAACCATCAAAGAAAAAGACTATAATAAACTGATCAGTTTACTGGATGGACTAAACGTAAAAAGTTTAGATGACAAATATGGAAAAAGAAATATCACAGATCTTTCAACTTCTTACTTAAGAATCAGTTTTGCAGATGGTACACAAAAAAATATAGAAGATTATGGAAAACGTGGCAGCGAAAAGCTTTCTGAAGTATATCATTTTTTTGAAGACTTAAGAAAAAATCAGGAATGGACTAAGGTACAGTAG
- a CDS encoding GSCFA domain-containing protein — MKFRTEVDIPASEKKIEIEDKIFSIGSCFASEMTDLLKDGQLQTLNNPFGTIFNPYSINNAVKRLHDSSFYEEEELIIYNNEYISLDHHSSFDTRYIHQTLDKINKEIEEGNAFLQEADWIIITYGSSFIYEFVPKEKLVANCHKIPQKFFEKRLLSHQELTSSIYQTVLDLKDICKEGVQILFTVSPVRHTKDGMVENQLSKSKLITAIHESISMFEDCHYLPVYEILMDDLRDYRFYKEDMIHPSPQAVNYIFDKFGNAYFSGDTQNFIKENFKIIRALEHKTNDKKDPKFIEFREKLDERIECQRKKVKHKIF; from the coding sequence ATGAAATTCAGAACTGAAGTAGATATTCCCGCATCAGAAAAAAAGATAGAGATTGAAGATAAAATATTTTCAATAGGATCATGTTTTGCTTCTGAAATGACTGATTTACTGAAAGACGGGCAACTTCAGACCCTTAATAATCCTTTTGGAACTATTTTTAACCCATATTCCATCAATAATGCGGTAAAAAGGCTTCATGATTCCTCATTTTATGAAGAAGAAGAGCTGATTATCTATAATAATGAATACATTTCTTTAGATCATCACAGTAGTTTTGATACCCGGTATATTCATCAGACCCTGGATAAGATCAATAAAGAGATTGAAGAAGGGAATGCTTTCCTTCAGGAGGCAGACTGGATTATCATTACCTATGGATCTTCCTTTATCTATGAATTTGTTCCGAAAGAAAAACTGGTGGCCAACTGTCATAAAATTCCGCAGAAATTTTTTGAAAAAAGGCTGCTCTCCCATCAGGAACTTACCAGCTCTATTTATCAGACTGTTTTAGATCTTAAAGATATTTGTAAAGAAGGAGTACAGATTTTGTTTACTGTTTCTCCCGTAAGGCATACCAAAGACGGAATGGTAGAAAATCAACTGAGTAAATCCAAATTAATTACGGCCATTCACGAATCTATTTCGATGTTTGAAGACTGTCATTACCTCCCCGTTTATGAGATTTTAATGGATGATCTTAGAGATTACCGCTTTTACAAAGAAGACATGATTCATCCAAGTCCTCAGGCAGTTAATTATATTTTTGATAAATTTGGGAATGCTTATTTTTCAGGAGATACCCAAAATTTTATTAAAGAAAATTTTAAAATTATCAGGGCTCTAGAGCATAAGACCAATGATAAAAAAGATCCTAAATTTATTGAATTCAGAGAAAAATTGGATGAAAGGATTGAATGTCAGCGTAAGAAAGTAAAGCATAAAATATTTTAA
- a CDS encoding polyprenyl synthetase family protein, which produces MEFLDKYQQIVADAINKYTFKDKPTELYDPMNYIISHGGKRLRPIMVLMACDLFGGDLKEAIKPALAIEFFHNFTLIHDDIMDEAPLRRNKPTIHTLHGINVGILSGDGLMLKAYKFFEDLEPEIFKACIRIFTHTGLLLCEGQQYDINFETQENVTFDDYIRMITYKTGVLSASSFEIGALIARADFKDAKAIFNFGKHIGIAFQIMDDYLDVFGDQAQFGKKHAGDIYENKKTVLYLLAREHATDEERKELDYWYSKKTENVDKVYGVEKIFRRTKVDEKALRLIEKHNEIGQSYLKKIDIPEEKKKPFIELANYLLRRES; this is translated from the coding sequence ATGGAATTTTTAGACAAATACCAGCAGATTGTTGCGGACGCCATTAACAAGTACACTTTTAAAGATAAACCTACGGAGTTATATGATCCGATGAATTATATCATTTCTCACGGTGGAAAACGTCTTCGCCCTATTATGGTGCTGATGGCATGTGATCTTTTTGGAGGTGATCTTAAAGAGGCGATCAAGCCGGCACTGGCTATCGAGTTTTTCCATAATTTTACGCTGATCCATGATGATATAATGGATGAAGCTCCTTTAAGAAGAAACAAGCCCACCATACACACTTTACACGGAATTAACGTAGGTATTCTTTCCGGAGACGGGTTGATGCTTAAAGCTTATAAGTTTTTTGAAGATCTTGAACCTGAAATTTTTAAAGCATGTATCAGAATCTTTACCCATACAGGACTTCTATTATGTGAAGGACAGCAGTATGATATCAACTTTGAAACTCAGGAGAATGTTACATTCGATGATTATATCAGAATGATCACTTATAAAACTGGAGTACTGAGTGCTTCTTCTTTTGAGATCGGAGCATTGATTGCAAGAGCTGATTTTAAAGATGCCAAAGCTATCTTTAACTTCGGAAAGCATATTGGAATTGCATTTCAGATCATGGATGATTATTTGGACGTGTTCGGAGATCAGGCTCAGTTCGGGAAGAAACATGCCGGAGACATTTATGAGAATAAAAAGACCGTTCTATACCTGTTAGCAAGAGAACATGCTACAGATGAAGAAAGAAAAGAACTTGACTACTGGTATTCTAAAAAGACTGAAAACGTAGATAAGGTATACGGGGTAGAAAAAATATTCAGAAGAACAAAAGTTGACGAAAAAGCATTACGCCTGATCGAAAAACATAACGAAATCGGACAAAGCTATCTTAAGAAAATAGATATCCCTGAAGAAAAGAAAAAGCCATTCATAGAACTGGCAAATTACTTGCTGAGAAGAGAAAGCTAA
- a CDS encoding porin family protein has protein sequence MKKNFLFVLLLAASAFMNAQTQQSTKTESSVSFGVKGGYSLSSMKFFDEKLDSKSYFYAGIVAEQPLSPKFGLQAEVLYTQLGGKIAYPAVAIVGNEVVNVGNMTVEYRLNQIQVPISAKYYIIPNLSASAGMNFGFNISTKAETSNAITGTEKSNYDGIKTLNLFPFLGAEYKINDKFFVDARYHFNFIEINKGNGIPVKVGFLQAGVGYKFK, from the coding sequence ATGAAAAAGAACTTTCTTTTCGTCTTACTACTTGCTGCTTCAGCTTTTATGAATGCACAAACCCAACAATCAACAAAAACGGAATCCTCTGTAAGCTTTGGTGTGAAAGGAGGTTATTCTTTATCCAGCATGAAGTTTTTTGATGAAAAACTGGATTCAAAATCTTATTTCTATGCTGGTATTGTGGCCGAGCAACCTTTATCACCAAAATTTGGATTACAGGCTGAAGTTCTTTATACTCAGTTAGGAGGTAAAATTGCCTATCCTGCAGTAGCCATAGTAGGAAATGAAGTTGTGAATGTAGGAAATATGACAGTAGAGTATCGCCTTAATCAGATTCAGGTTCCTATTTCTGCAAAGTATTATATTATTCCTAATCTTTCTGCTTCTGCAGGGATGAATTTTGGATTTAACATTTCAACAAAAGCAGAAACCAGCAATGCTATTACCGGAACTGAAAAAAGTAATTATGATGGAATAAAAACCTTAAATCTTTTTCCATTTCTGGGTGCAGAATACAAGATTAATGATAAGTTCTTTGTGGACGCCAGATATCATTTTAATTTTATAGAAATCAATAAAGGAAACGGTATTCCTGTAAAAGTAGGCTTTCTGCAGGCTGGTGTAGGTTATAAATTTAAATAG
- a CDS encoding DEAD/DEAH box helicase — translation MNFTDLNLIEPIAKAIQEQGYTTPTPIQERSIPDILDGRDFLGCAQTGTGKTAAFSIPILQNLSKNKVPNKHIKALILTPTRELAIQIEENINAYGKYLPLKQLVIFGGVKQGNQEAALRRGVDILVATPGRLLDFIAQGIISLKNIEIFVLDEADRMLDMGFVHDVKRIIKLLPQRRQTLFFSATMPGEIQKLANSILNNPIKVEVTPVSSTADTIKQSVYFVEKENKLNLLSHILKNDISDSVLVFSRTKHGADKIARKLQSDHISAEAIHGNKSQNARQNALNNFKSGKTRVLVATDIAARGIDIDELKFVINFELSDVSETYVHRIGRTGRAGAEGSSISFVDGLDLLNLKNTEKLIGKKIPVTKDHPFHTDDLVAQKRDSNNRPSSGGGDKPKGPSSSNSRSNNNRKKPSNTASIGLKKPKNKNFTRKK, via the coding sequence TTGAATTTTACAGACTTAAACTTAATAGAACCTATTGCAAAAGCAATTCAGGAGCAGGGATATACAACTCCGACTCCTATCCAGGAAAGATCTATTCCTGATATATTAGATGGCAGAGACTTTTTAGGCTGTGCCCAGACCGGAACAGGAAAAACAGCTGCTTTTTCTATCCCCATCCTACAGAATTTATCCAAAAATAAAGTACCCAATAAACATATAAAAGCATTAATTCTTACTCCTACAAGAGAATTGGCTATCCAAATTGAAGAAAATATTAATGCTTACGGTAAATACCTTCCTTTAAAACAGCTTGTTATATTTGGAGGTGTAAAACAAGGAAACCAGGAAGCTGCATTAAGAAGAGGAGTTGATATATTGGTGGCTACACCGGGAAGACTTCTTGACTTTATTGCTCAGGGCATTATCAGTTTAAAAAATATTGAGATCTTTGTTCTTGATGAAGCAGACAGAATGCTTGATATGGGTTTTGTACATGATGTAAAAAGAATCATCAAGCTTTTACCACAAAGAAGGCAGACCTTATTTTTCTCGGCAACAATGCCTGGAGAAATACAGAAACTGGCTAATTCCATTTTAAATAATCCTATAAAAGTAGAAGTTACCCCTGTTTCATCTACTGCAGATACGATCAAACAGTCGGTTTATTTTGTTGAAAAAGAAAATAAACTGAATTTATTATCCCACATTCTGAAAAATGATATTTCAGATTCCGTATTGGTATTTTCAAGAACGAAACACGGGGCTGATAAAATCGCAAGAAAACTTCAAAGCGACCATATTTCAGCTGAAGCCATCCATGGTAATAAATCTCAGAATGCAAGGCAAAATGCATTGAATAATTTCAAATCCGGAAAGACAAGAGTGCTTGTTGCAACGGATATTGCAGCAAGGGGAATTGATATTGATGAATTGAAATTCGTCATCAATTTCGAACTGTCTGACGTTTCTGAGACTTATGTACACAGAATCGGAAGAACGGGAAGAGCAGGCGCTGAAGGAAGTTCCATATCTTTTGTGGACGGACTTGATCTTTTAAACTTAAAGAATACGGAGAAATTAATTGGGAAGAAAATTCCTGTAACCAAAGACCATCCGTTCCACACTGATGATCTGGTTGCCCAGAAAAGGGATTCCAATAACAGACCCTCTTCTGGAGGAGGTGACAAGCCAAAAGGGCCAAGCAGCAGTAATTCAAGGTCAAATAACAACCGTAAAAAGCCTTCTAATACGGCTTCAATCGGCTTAAAAAAACCTAAGAACAAGAATTTCACCAGAAAGAAATAA